In Herbinix luporum, a single window of DNA contains:
- a CDS encoding recombinase family protein produces the protein MTTRNVTVIPARKRIGNSANAEELPKLRVAAYCRVSTDSEEQATSYEAQIEHYTNYIKSNPEWELAGIFADEGITGTNTKKREEFNRMIEECMQGKIDMIITKSISRFARNTLDCLKYIRQLKEKNIPVYFEKENINTLDSKGEILLTIMASLAQQESQSLSQNVKLGIQYRYQQGKIHINHNRFLGYTKDKDGNLVIVPEEAEIVKRIYREYLEGSSMLQIARGLEADGILTGAGNPRWHTSTINKILRNEKYIGDALLQKTYTVDFLSKKRVPNNGIVPQYYVENSHEPIIPREIFMQVQEQLVKRRCVHISKNGKKRNYSNNHPLSQMVFCGNCHEIFRRVHWNNRGKKSIVWRCVSRLENTGLFCTASTILEDTLKEKIIEAINVAVSGKNSFLAILKKNIETVLSVDLDETTADIDKRLEELQTELIQKANSKEAYDNIVNEIYRLRDLRQETLSRNALRQDMRDRIAEMTDFLNTQTSDIAEFDDKLVRKLVEKATVYDDRLVVEFKSGLEIEVNL, from the coding sequence ATGACAACCAGGAATGTTACGGTAATTCCTGCCCGTAAGCGAATTGGGAATAGTGCAAATGCCGAGGAATTACCTAAGCTTCGGGTGGCAGCTTACTGTCGTGTTTCTACGGACAGCGAGGAGCAGGCAACCAGTTATGAAGCACAAATCGAGCATTATACAAATTACATTAAAAGCAATCCAGAATGGGAGTTAGCCGGTATATTTGCAGATGAAGGCATTACCGGAACCAACACGAAAAAGCGTGAAGAATTTAACCGGATGATAGAAGAATGCATGCAGGGCAAAATCGATATGATAATTACAAAATCTATCAGCCGGTTTGCAAGAAATACGCTGGACTGCCTAAAGTACATAAGGCAGCTTAAAGAAAAAAATATTCCGGTTTACTTTGAAAAGGAAAATATAAACACATTGGATTCCAAAGGGGAAATCCTGTTGACCATTATGGCGTCTTTGGCACAGCAAGAAAGCCAATCGTTAAGCCAGAATGTAAAACTGGGTATTCAATACCGATATCAGCAAGGAAAAATCCATATCAATCACAACCGGTTTCTTGGCTATACAAAGGATAAGGATGGCAATTTAGTTATCGTACCTGAAGAAGCTGAGATCGTCAAACGCATTTACAGAGAATATCTTGAAGGTTCCAGTATGCTACAGATAGCTAGGGGTTTGGAGGCTGACGGAATTCTGACGGGTGCAGGCAATCCCAGATGGCATACCAGCACCATCAACAAGATTTTGAGGAATGAAAAATATATCGGTGATGCGCTATTACAGAAAACCTATACAGTAGATTTTTTATCAAAGAAAAGGGTACCCAATAACGGTATAGTTCCACAATACTATGTAGAAAACAGCCATGAGCCTATAATCCCGCGTGAAATTTTTATGCAGGTTCAGGAACAGCTTGTCAAAAGAAGATGTGTGCATATAAGTAAGAACGGAAAGAAAAGAAACTATAGCAACAATCATCCTTTATCACAGATGGTTTTCTGCGGCAACTGTCATGAAATATTCCGCAGGGTTCATTGGAATAACCGAGGAAAGAAATCAATTGTATGGAGATGCGTCAGCCGATTAGAAAACACTGGTTTGTTTTGTACCGCTTCCACTATACTTGAAGATACGCTTAAAGAGAAAATTATAGAAGCCATTAATGTAGCGGTAAGCGGAAAAAACTCTTTTCTGGCCATACTGAAGAAGAATATTGAAACCGTATTAAGCGTGGATTTGGATGAGACTACAGCAGACATTGATAAAAGGCTAGAAGAACTCCAAACCGAGTTAATCCAAAAGGCAAATTCAAAGGAAGCATACGATAATATTGTCAATGAGATTTACCGACTACGTGATCTAAGGCAAGAAACCCTTTCGAGAAACGCTCTCCGCCAAGATATGCGCGATCGGATTGCTGAGATGACTGATTTCCTTAACACGCAAACCAGTGATATTGCGGAGTTTGATGATAAACTGGTTAGGAAACTAGTTGAAAAGGCAACTGTATATGATGACAGGCTAGTGGTAGAGTTTAAGTCGGGTCTGGAAATAGAAGTGAATCTATAA
- a CDS encoding recombinase family protein, with amino-acid sequence MRVEPKGKVGEMMSHIPFGYTIQNGRAVVNEKEAIMIKKLFEVYLSGLSLTEAAQKAGIKRYHTSVARMLADKRYVKDKFYPPIISKDTFEKAQLERRRRAEALGRIYEHKGNEKKCLNFKFHASMPDNLYDDPFQQAEYAYSLIKSEVILDDNQECYGNSCP; translated from the coding sequence ATGCGGGTTGAACCTAAGGGAAAGGTTGGTGAAATGATGAGCCATATACCTTTTGGATATACCATTCAAAACGGCAGGGCTGTAGTTAATGAAAAGGAAGCGATTATGATTAAGAAACTATTTGAGGTTTATCTTTCCGGGCTTTCTTTAACCGAAGCGGCGCAAAAAGCGGGTATTAAGCGTTACCATACATCTGTTGCAAGAATGCTGGCAGATAAACGGTATGTTAAGGATAAATTCTATCCGCCAATTATCAGCAAGGACACATTCGAAAAAGCACAACTGGAAAGACGCAGGCGAGCTGAGGCACTTGGCAGGATTTATGAACATAAAGGAAATGAAAAGAAATGCCTGAATTTTAAGTTTCATGCTTCAATGCCAGATAATCTATACGATGATCCATTTCAGCAGGCAGAGTATGCTTATAGTCTTATTAAGAGCGAGGTGATTTTAGATGACAACCAGGAATGTTACGGTAATTCCTGCCCGTAA
- a CDS encoding recombinase family protein gives MRKVTRIDGNNALQAFKPKVRVAAYCRVSTDSDEQMASLEAQKDHYESYIKTNPDWEFAGIYYDEGISGTKKENRTGLLRLLADCENKKIDFIITKSVSRFARNTTDCIEMVRKLTDLGVFIYFEKENINTQRMEGELVLTILSSLAENESLSIAENSKWSIRRRFQNGTYKISYPPYGYDYVDGKLFINKEQAEIVKRIFSEALDGKGTQIIADGLNSDKIPTKRGSHWTATTIRGILSNEKYTGDVLLQKTYTDENFKRHYNHGEKDQYMIKDHHEAIISHEEFEAAQEILKQRGKEKGVIKGSSKYQKRYPFSGKIKCAECGSNFKRRIHGSGDRKYIAWCCTKHIKDASSCSMKFVREDAIHQAFVVMINKLIFGHKFILRPLLQSLKKTNYSDNITKIQEIETKIKENTERVQVIMGLMAKGYLEPALFNTQKNELLKEAVLLKEQKEAIKRAIDGGMTALVEVEKLLKFTMKAEKQIDKFDCEIFENFIEEIIVFSQEEIGFKMKCGLNLRERLVK, from the coding sequence GTGAGAAAGGTAACAAGGATTGATGGAAACAATGCTCTCCAAGCTTTCAAACCAAAGGTAAGAGTGGCAGCTTATTGCAGGGTTTCAACCGATAGTGATGAGCAAATGGCAAGCCTGGAAGCGCAAAAGGACCATTATGAATCCTATATAAAAACAAATCCTGATTGGGAATTTGCAGGGATTTACTATGATGAAGGCATATCAGGCACAAAAAAGGAGAACCGAACTGGACTTTTAAGGCTGCTTGCAGATTGTGAAAACAAGAAAATTGACTTTATTATAACCAAGTCAGTCAGCAGATTTGCCAGAAACACAACCGACTGTATTGAGATGGTGAGAAAACTTACCGATCTCGGTGTTTTCATCTATTTCGAGAAAGAGAATATAAACACACAGCGCATGGAAGGCGAATTGGTGCTGACAATTTTGAGCAGTCTTGCAGAAAACGAGTCATTATCCATTGCAGAAAATAGTAAGTGGTCTATCAGACGTAGGTTCCAAAACGGAACATACAAAATTTCGTATCCTCCCTATGGTTACGATTATGTGGATGGAAAGCTATTTATCAATAAAGAACAGGCTGAAATCGTAAAGCGGATTTTTTCCGAGGCTTTGGACGGTAAAGGCACACAGATAATTGCAGATGGGCTAAATTCGGATAAAATCCCAACAAAGAGAGGTTCACACTGGACAGCGACAACTATCCGCGGCATTTTAAGCAATGAAAAATATACTGGGGATGTCCTTCTGCAAAAAACCTATACAGATGAGAATTTTAAGCGGCATTATAATCATGGGGAAAAAGATCAATACATGATAAAAGATCATCATGAAGCCATTATATCCCATGAGGAATTTGAAGCCGCCCAAGAGATATTAAAGCAAAGAGGAAAAGAAAAAGGTGTAATTAAGGGAAGCAGTAAGTATCAAAAACGCTACCCTTTCTCGGGGAAAATCAAATGCGCAGAATGTGGCAGCAATTTTAAGCGTCGAATTCATGGCAGCGGTGACCGTAAATATATTGCATGGTGCTGCACAAAGCACATAAAGGACGCATCAAGCTGTTCCATGAAGTTTGTCAGAGAGGATGCGATCCATCAGGCCTTCGTTGTAATGATCAATAAGCTTATTTTCGGTCATAAGTTCATTCTAAGACCATTGCTGCAAAGCTTAAAGAAGACAAATTACTCAGATAATATAACTAAGATTCAGGAGATAGAAACAAAAATCAAAGAAAATACAGAGCGGGTTCAGGTGATTATGGGACTTATGGCCAAAGGATACCTGGAACCCGCTCTTTTTAATACACAGAAAAATGAGCTGCTCAAAGAAGCGGTTTTATTAAAAGAACAAAAAGAAGCCATAAAACGAGCAATCGATGGAGGCATGACTGCTCTTGTTGAGGTTGAGAAGCTTCTTAAATTTACAATGAAAGCTGAAAAGCAGATTGATAAATTTGATTGTGAAATATTTGAGAACTTTATTGAAGAAATCATTGTGTTTTCACAGGAGGAAATAGGTTTCAAAATGAAATGCGGGTTGAACCTAAGGGAAAGGTTGGTGAAATGA
- a CDS encoding SHOCT domain-containing protein, with translation MIETANHIPYNPQETNYTKITQEEIQREVDYWRAYKILQRMLKAGLISEEEFNKIDKLNRKTFSPMYAQLMA, from the coding sequence ATGATAGAGACGGCTAATCATATACCATATAACCCGCAGGAAACTAACTATACAAAGATAACGCAGGAGGAAATTCAAAGAGAGGTTGATTACTGGCGGGCATACAAAATTCTGCAGAGGATGCTTAAGGCGGGACTGATTTCAGAAGAAGAATTCAACAAAATCGACAAATTGAACCGCAAAACTTTCTCGCCGATGTATGCACAGCTTATGGCCTAA
- a CDS encoding N-acetylmuramoyl-L-alanine amidase, with product MKLFTKYMTRNDCYTAGRKITPKGIMVHSTAVPGVMAAEWFSRWNKSYKAGEINRQVCVHAFVDDKEVWQYLPWDHRGWHAGGAANNTHIGFEICEPAGFSYKSGSVMVGYDAAKQEDYFRKAWQNAVELCVMLCKKYGLNENDIICHSEGYKLGIASNHADVMHWFPKHGESMDTFRKAVKKALENSTDTNTDIGIGDMVEFKDSAKNYYPGSVAVPTWVKNDYYHRVTQTLYKGKPVVKGGKECVLLGKKVKKSGGQEIAGINTWVAKENLVIVNSIPDNKGNRTYTVQKGDTLWRIAEKELGRGTRYPEIKKLNGLTSDTIYPGQVLKLPE from the coding sequence ATGAAGCTTTTTACTAAATACATGACGCGAAACGATTGCTATACAGCAGGCCGCAAAATCACGCCTAAAGGAATCATGGTACATTCGACGGCTGTGCCGGGTGTAATGGCGGCTGAGTGGTTTTCCCGTTGGAACAAATCTTACAAGGCCGGCGAAATAAATAGGCAGGTATGTGTTCACGCTTTTGTAGACGATAAGGAGGTTTGGCAATACCTGCCTTGGGATCATCGCGGGTGGCATGCGGGAGGAGCAGCAAACAATACCCATATTGGCTTTGAAATCTGTGAGCCTGCTGGGTTTTCGTATAAATCCGGGTCGGTAATGGTGGGTTATGATGCAGCAAAGCAGGAAGATTATTTCCGTAAAGCGTGGCAGAATGCTGTTGAACTCTGCGTTATGCTCTGCAAGAAGTACGGTCTTAATGAGAATGACATCATCTGCCACTCCGAAGGATATAAGCTCGGTATTGCCAGCAACCATGCTGATGTGATGCATTGGTTCCCCAAGCATGGGGAGAGTATGGACACCTTCCGAAAAGCAGTGAAAAAAGCGCTGGAGAACAGTACAGATACCAATACGGATATTGGAATTGGCGACATGGTGGAGTTTAAGGACAGCGCGAAGAATTACTACCCCGGCAGTGTGGCAGTTCCAACGTGGGTCAAAAATGACTATTACCACAGGGTCACTCAGACTTTATACAAAGGCAAGCCGGTCGTAAAAGGTGGTAAAGAATGTGTTTTGCTTGGCAAAAAGGTTAAGAAATCCGGTGGTCAAGAAATCGCAGGCATAAACACTTGGGTAGCAAAAGAAAACCTTGTAATTGTAAACAGCATTCCTGATAACAAGGGCAATAGAACCTATACAGTGCAAAAAGGCGACACCTTATGGAGAATAGCAGAAAAAGAACTCGGTAGAGGAACAAGATATCCGGAGATTAAGAAACTCAATGGCCTGACTTCAGATACTATTTACCCCGGACAAGTTCTCAAATTGCCGGAATAA
- a CDS encoding phage holin family protein: protein MKTVWNWVQAVFTAIGGFLGWFLGGLDGFLYALIAFVAIDYVTGVMCAIVDKKLSSEVGAKGIFKKVLIFVLVGVGHIIDSQVLGNGGAIRTAVIFFYLSNEGISILENAAHIGLPIPEKLKNALEQLHGRSNEEDEKK, encoded by the coding sequence ATGAAAACAGTATGGAACTGGGTACAGGCGGTTTTTACTGCTATTGGTGGATTTCTTGGCTGGTTTCTTGGAGGGCTGGATGGATTTTTATATGCGCTCATCGCTTTTGTGGCCATTGACTATGTGACCGGCGTGATGTGTGCCATTGTAGACAAAAAGCTTTCGAGTGAAGTCGGAGCCAAGGGCATCTTTAAGAAAGTGCTTATATTTGTACTTGTGGGTGTGGGACACATAATCGACAGCCAGGTGCTCGGCAACGGCGGGGCAATCCGGACAGCGGTGATTTTCTTTTACCTGAGTAACGAGGGAATTTCAATTCTTGAGAATGCAGCACATATAGGACTGCCCATTCCTGAAAAGCTGAAGAACGCATTGGAACAACTGCATGGCCGCTCAAATGAGGAGGATGAAAAGAAATGA
- a CDS encoding glycosyl hydrolase family 18 protein yields the protein MVWSFMGNARMYEALRDYGDRFDTVGIFTFEVDATGTITETGTSISSMLPYIQKWPHIKWLLTIMNHGIANIFTALRNNKNGAKDKFLTEIIRIMNKYPWCAGVDIDLERGGGYENKDAANALFRDIYNTVKSYDATKLVNICLPGMTGVQGSVGGENWCVYADLNDYCDTAAIMSYGMAWAGSAPGPVSPRDWLEGIYDYAVSVMSHDKIFMGLPAYGWNWRIHDTPENLGITYRGVSNTYYAAKYWMTGVYNFTGDAPPQPFIPIVAYWDDYNKVPWALPHVYDYMEGWDAVSWEYPLLKGVYNRRRYLTSYGKEQKAEFGTIYIDRNGVPDEYEGNVIITDEMASLGDDQASAEYRFEITEAGYYDIAVQLCFPYWDKNAIIVSLDGESKTFSENRLWWPYWRRVCWLTLAKGVFLQEGTHAVSISGGVPGVQFYGFRVCSGFSEYPFAGEASFMLSPRRFKDVNGVMVEPDRGFKLTFEMLRRKPDSALIWYEDFRDRNILPENYWTVLDGEWDVWQDPESTESRPYSQLEGYGKLAWKYDGFSDIHIRARLAFPQNSSGRAGVFLGDIFCCLNYDTQRVELYQGNSLLGSYSTSFSKTADADLRANPNMYTIEMRKRGNKVRVYSGAASTLRFTVNVIGGSGYAGYCSDNRTVCELLRLGDAWVYEPYERFDVELPDGNITSFGRLARTGVTWDDEFQVFSVNSDVEESATRNEDISMDYDFFHSQLLTLSCGNDYEVKIISKDINIWISRLFLGDADGFSILYYQDADSLVYWANEAAYRWKLRGIAIWSLGQEDMRLWEALPKQI from the coding sequence ATGGTGTGGAGTTTTATGGGTAATGCCCGAATGTATGAAGCGCTTAGAGACTACGGCGACCGCTTTGATACGGTAGGCATTTTTACTTTTGAGGTTGACGCAACAGGCACAATCACTGAAACCGGTACCAGCATCAGCAGCATGCTTCCGTATATTCAGAAATGGCCGCACATTAAGTGGCTGCTCACAATTATGAATCATGGAATAGCCAATATTTTTACTGCACTTCGCAACAACAAAAACGGTGCAAAGGATAAGTTTCTCACTGAAATCATCCGAATAATGAACAAGTATCCATGGTGCGCTGGGGTAGATATTGACCTGGAGCGCGGCGGCGGTTATGAAAACAAGGATGCGGCGAATGCGCTGTTTAGGGATATATACAATACAGTTAAGTCTTACGATGCAACAAAGCTTGTCAACATCTGCCTGCCTGGTATGACCGGCGTTCAAGGCTCGGTGGGCGGTGAAAACTGGTGTGTTTATGCCGATCTTAACGACTATTGCGATACCGCCGCCATCATGAGCTATGGCATGGCATGGGCGGGCTCTGCTCCCGGCCCAGTATCTCCTCGTGACTGGCTTGAGGGCATATATGATTATGCTGTTTCCGTTATGTCACACGATAAGATATTCATGGGGTTGCCTGCTTATGGCTGGAACTGGAGGATTCATGATACACCTGAAAACCTTGGAATAACCTATCGAGGGGTGTCTAATACCTACTATGCGGCAAAATACTGGATGACTGGGGTTTACAATTTCACAGGCGATGCACCGCCCCAACCGTTCATTCCTATTGTGGCCTACTGGGACGACTATAACAAAGTACCTTGGGCTCTTCCTCATGTATATGATTATATGGAAGGATGGGATGCTGTATCCTGGGAATATCCGCTGCTAAAAGGGGTTTATAACAGGCGAAGATATTTGACAAGCTATGGCAAGGAGCAGAAAGCGGAGTTCGGAACCATTTATATTGACAGGAACGGAGTTCCGGATGAATACGAAGGAAATGTCATTATTACTGATGAGATGGCCTCACTTGGAGATGACCAGGCGTCAGCAGAGTACCGTTTTGAGATAACAGAAGCGGGATATTACGATATTGCAGTACAGCTTTGCTTTCCTTACTGGGACAAAAATGCGATTATCGTTTCCCTTGATGGTGAATCAAAGACTTTCAGCGAGAACCGTTTATGGTGGCCATACTGGAGAAGAGTTTGCTGGTTGACACTTGCAAAAGGTGTATTTCTCCAAGAGGGAACGCATGCTGTCAGCATAAGCGGTGGTGTGCCGGGAGTCCAGTTTTACGGTTTTAGGGTTTGCAGTGGATTTTCGGAGTATCCCTTTGCCGGTGAAGCCAGCTTTATGCTCTCTCCTCGTCGGTTCAAGGATGTAAATGGTGTGATGGTTGAGCCGGATCGAGGTTTTAAACTGACATTTGAAATGTTGCGAAGAAAACCCGACTCGGCGCTTATTTGGTATGAGGATTTTCGGGACAGGAACATCCTGCCTGAAAATTACTGGACTGTGTTGGACGGCGAATGGGATGTTTGGCAAGACCCAGAAAGCACAGAAAGTCGCCCATATTCCCAGCTCGAGGGATATGGCAAACTTGCATGGAAATACGACGGGTTTTCCGATATTCATATCCGGGCAAGGCTGGCTTTCCCTCAAAATAGCAGTGGACGGGCTGGGGTGTTCCTTGGGGATATTTTCTGCTGCTTAAATTATGACACGCAAAGAGTCGAGCTTTATCAAGGTAATTCCTTGCTTGGTAGCTATTCCACCAGTTTCTCAAAAACTGCAGATGCCGATCTTCGTGCTAATCCGAATATGTATACTATAGAGATGCGAAAACGCGGCAATAAGGTAAGAGTATATTCTGGTGCAGCTTCAACCCTGCGTTTCACAGTGAATGTAATCGGTGGTAGTGGTTATGCAGGGTACTGCTCGGACAACCGGACGGTATGCGAGCTGCTGCGGCTGGGCGATGCGTGGGTATATGAACCATACGAGCGTTTTGATGTGGAACTTCCGGATGGAAATATAACCAGCTTTGGCAGGCTTGCTCGCACTGGTGTCACGTGGGATGATGAATTTCAGGTGTTTTCAGTAAATAGCGATGTGGAGGAATCGGCAACTCGCAATGAGGACATTTCGATGGACTATGATTTTTTCCACTCGCAGCTTTTGACGCTTTCCTGCGGTAATGACTATGAAGTAAAAATTATATCAAAAGACATCAATATCTGGATATCCCGTCTCTTCCTCGGAGATGCGGATGGTTTTTCTATTCTGTATTATCAGGATGCAGACAGCCTTGTTTACTGGGCAAACGAAGCGGCTTATCGATGGAAATTGCGAGGTATAGCCATCTGGTCGCTTGGGCAGGAGGATATGCGGCTGTGGGAGGCGCTTCCGAAGCAAATATAG
- the erm gene encoding 23S ribosomal RNA methyltransferase Erm, with the protein MPQNRKKGTTPPIWVSQNFLTSYKIINRIIRRTTLNKKDHVIEIGPGKGHITGFLIKRCRKVSAIEIDGRLYNKLTAKFKDVKNIRIYHQDFLKWKLPNYEDYKVFSNIPFCFTTDIMRKLTECKNAPSEAWLTMEKGAAKRFMGEPSESLRSLLIKPKFDLDIAYYFSREDFHPKPSVDAVLLHLKKKSQPDIPANQWFAYEQFVSKALKYGFRSLFTSKQLSRAFRQAGVQNKNITPTEILYVQWLCLFRCYWEHVLGRK; encoded by the coding sequence ATGCCCCAAAATAGAAAAAAAGGGACAACTCCGCCCATTTGGGTATCTCAAAACTTTTTAACAAGTTACAAAATTATCAACAGAATTATTCGCAGAACAACCCTTAACAAAAAAGATCATGTTATTGAAATTGGTCCGGGAAAGGGTCATATAACAGGTTTCTTGATAAAAAGATGCCGGAAAGTTTCGGCAATTGAAATTGACGGCCGTTTATATAATAAATTGACAGCAAAATTCAAGGACGTCAAAAATATCCGTATATATCATCAGGACTTTTTGAAATGGAAACTTCCTAATTATGAAGATTATAAAGTTTTTTCAAATATCCCTTTTTGCTTCACTACGGATATTATGCGAAAATTGACGGAATGCAAAAACGCACCTTCTGAAGCATGGCTTACCATGGAAAAAGGCGCAGCCAAACGTTTTATGGGTGAGCCTTCAGAATCATTGCGTTCTCTGCTTATAAAGCCCAAGTTCGATTTAGATATTGCTTACTATTTCAGCAGGGAGGATTTCCATCCCAAACCAAGCGTTGATGCAGTACTTCTTCACCTTAAGAAAAAGAGCCAACCGGACATACCCGCAAACCAGTGGTTTGCCTATGAACAATTTGTTTCAAAGGCACTAAAATATGGATTCCGCAGTCTTTTTACAAGCAAGCAGTTATCTAGGGCATTCCGTCAGGCTGGTGTGCAAAATAAAAATATTACTCCTACAGAGATTCTTTATGTTCAGTGGCTCTGCCTTTTCCGATGCTACTGGGAGCATGTGTTAGGCAGAAAATAA